CCACGTTGAGGATGTAGTCGCCGATGGAGATCTGATCGGTCGGCTTGACCACCTGCGGCCCGGCGATCTTCTTGCCGTTCACGAAGGTGCCGTTGGTGGACTTCATGTCCACGACGATGAACTTGCCGTCCTTGGCGATGATCTTCGAGTGGTACTTGGAGACATTGCCCTTGGCGAGGCGGATGTCGTTGCCATCCAGGCGACCGATGGTGATCTCGTTCTTCTCGAACTCGATCTGCTCGGTGCCGCCACCCTTCTCCTCGAGCGTAATCAGAAACATGGGCGCGGATGCTACCAAGCGACCCCGGGCAGCACCAAGGGGACATGACGCGCCGCCACGGGCCCGCCCGCTCTCCTGAACGCGCCGAGGCCGGCCCCCCCTCCCTCGCGGAGGATGGAGACCGGCCTCGGGCCGCCCGGAGGGCGGGCGGGGAACCTGGGGTTGGGACCTCAGTCGAAGATGTTGAAGGAGACCTCGGAGCGCGCCTGCTTGTAGCGGCTCTTCACGTCCTCGATGAGGGTGTGGATCTTGTCCGAGTCGGGCGTGACGATGCGCGGGGTCACGAAGATGACGAGCTCGCGCTTGGTGGAGTCGAACGCGCGGTTCTTGAAGATCTCCCCGATGATGGGGATGTGGCCCAGGCCCGGCAGCTTGGAGACGGCCTTCTGCTCGTCGTGGCTGAACACGCCGGACAGGACGATCGTCTCGCCGTGGCGCACGGTGACGTTCGTCTTCACCTTGCGGGTGCGGAAGCCGGGGATGGCCGCCGAGCCACCGATGGAGACGGCCACCGAGGTGTCCAGCTCGCTCGCCTCGGCCTCGATCTCCGTCTGGATGTTGCCGTTGCTGTCCGCGGTGGGGCGCAGGTTGAGGATGACGCCGTAGGGCTTGTACTCCACGGAGAACTGGTTCTGGGTGATGAGGGGGATGGGCACCTCGCCGCCCGCGAGGAACTCGGCCTTCTCGCCGCTGGCGCACACCAGCTTGGGCTGGGCCAGGAGCCGGCCGTAGCCGTCATTGCCCTGGAAGCCCACGGCGAACTCCGCGCCGGCCGCCAGCGACGCCATGCCCGCGCCCGAGCCGAAGGTGCCCGGGAAGAGCGACTGGTTGATGGTGGCCGTGGCGGACACGGTGCCGGCGATGTCCGTGGGGTACTTGATGCCGTAGCGATCGCGCGAGTTGCGGCGGATCTCCACGAACTGCACCTCGGAGATGATCATCTTCTTGATGCCCACCACGAGCAGGTTCTCCACCTTCTCGCCCAGCGCCTTGACGAGCAGCTCCGCCTTCTGCATCTCCTGCTGGCTCTCCACCGAGCCCTCCAGGAAGATGGTGGAGCCCTGGGGGTTGACCTGCACGTTGCGCAGGCCCGCCTTCTGGAAGGCGGCGGTGAGGTTCTGCGCCACGAGCTTCTTGGCGTTGGGCGCCACCTTCACGAAGCTCTTCACGTTGGGGTAGAGCGCCGCCACCTCCTCGATGCGCGCGGCGTCCGCGGACGTGTACGCCTGCCCGTCCAGGAAGATGCGATCCCCCACGATGCGGATGCTGACACCCTCGATCTCCCCGAGCAGCTTCTTGATGTCGGAGCTGACCTCGTTGGGGTCCTGCTTGCGCACCGCGATGTTGTAGGTGACGCGCTGGCCATTGCCCTTCCACACCAGGAGCGTCGTCTTGCCCTCGCCCTGCCCGAGCACGAGCACCTGGCCGGGACCGAGCGCCTTCACCTCGGCGACCCCCGGGTCTCCGATGGAGATGCGCGTCATGCCGGGGATGGAGAGCACCTTCTGGGCGCCGATGCCCAGGTTGATGAGCGAGCTGTCCTGGGCCTGCGCGCTCGCGGCGACCAGCACGGTCAACAGGACGCCAATCGCGGCGGCCTGGGTGAAGCGTCCAAGCATCGTGAGAGTTCCTTCTCGTCGCATCCGAGCTACCCCAATCTGTCGTGCTGCCACCACATGGCCCAGAAAGTCCCCAGCGCGATCGCCACGCCATACGGGATATGGCGTCGCGGCGCGTCCACCGCGCCCTCCTGCATCCACCGCACCCGCACGGCCCAACGCCGCACCAGGTCGCCCAACGTCTCCCAGACGGCGCCGTGCCACAGCAGCGTCACCACTGCCTGCAGGGCTCCCACCAGGGAGATGAAGGCCGCCGCGGCCATCACCGCGGGAAAGCCCAACACCGCGCCCACGCCCGCCATCAACTTCACGTCCCCCCACCCCATGCGCCCGCGCACCGCCGCCGGCACCAGCACCAGCGCCAACCCCGCCCCGGACACCACCCCACTCACCAGCCCCGTCTCCAGCCCTCCCACCCCCTCGCTCGCCAGACGCACGCCCAGCGCCACCACCATCAAGGGATAGGTGACGACATCGAGGATCCGACGGCGGAGCACGTCCGTCACCACGGAGATCACCAGCGCCATGCCCAGGACGATCCACAGCGCGATGTGAGAGGGCGTCATCGAAGGCAAGCCGCCTCCCCCGGGGGAGGCGGGGAGGAGACGGCGGGCAACTAAACCAGGGAGGACCGCCATCCGTCAATCAGGCAACGGCCCAACTTCCTGAAAAGACAGCGCTCCGGTGATTCACCGGGCGTCTCCAGGCTTCATTGGTAGGTGAGCCGGACGCGCTCGCTGCAGATGAAGTACTCGTCACCGTCCTCGACCTTGCGGCGCTTGATGCGCTGCTTGTTGAACCAGGTGCCGTTGGACGAGCCCAGGTCCTCGATGAAGAAGTCGTCGCCCTCGCGGACGATGACGGCGTGCTCGCGCGACACCTTGCCGGAGTTGATGACCAGGTCGCAGTGCTTGCCGCGGCCGATCACGAAGCGCTCCTTGGTGATGCTCTGCGGCTCGGCGTTGTCCATGGACAGCAGCAGCCCGCTCACCGGCTGGTCCATGGGCTCGTCCTCGGGCGGCGCCTCGTCCTCGGGCAGCGGCTCGTCCTCGGGCAGCGGCTCGTCCTCGGGCAGGCCCAGATCCGAGTCGTGCTCGTCGGCCAGGGGCTCCTCGTCGAGCTCCTCGCGCGGCTCGTTGCTCTTGCCCTTGATGAGGCGCTCAAGCTCGGCGGCGGTCTCCAGCACGCGCTCGGCCACCTCGCGGCGGGCCGGATCATTGTCCAGGGTGTTCGCCGAGGGGCGCTCCTCGAGCCGGGGGGCGGCCCGCTGCGGAGCGGGTGCCGGCAGCGGTGTGTCCTCGCGGGGCGGAGGCGTCTTGGCGCCGCCTCCGCTCACCGGCTGCAACACGGGCGGAGCGGACCGGGCCGGGGCGGAGGGCCGCGCGGAGGCCGTGGCCGGGGCGGCGGAGGCAACCTCGGCGGGCGCCTCGGAGCGACTCGGGCGCACCTCGAGGAAGCCGTTGAGACGCGCGAACATGAACAGCGCTTGATTGATGAGCGCGTCGCGGTCCGAGCCCATCTGCTGGGCCATGTCTTCGTAGGTCTCCCACAGGTGGTCGGCGATGCCGACCTTGCGGGCAGGACGGGAATTCTGGTCAATCATCGGTTTGACTCACTCATCCAGGAGCGCCGGACGATAACAGAGCGCTCCCGGGACGCGAAATCAACGAAAGGGCACCAACGCCAGGGCGTTGGCCGCTCCGGCGACGACGGTGGACAGGTTCATCTGCAGGATGGCGTTGGCGGAGGGATAGACGATGTAGGCGAAGTCCGTGTCCCCCACCCTCGCCCGCACCACGGGTCCGGGCAGTCGGAACAGGCGGAGCGCCTCGTAGTTCACGAGGTCCACCGAGAGGATGTACGGGAAGAAATGGGACGCGGTGGTCACCACGAAGCGCTGGCCCCGGCCCACGGGGCTCTGGCGCAGGTCGCGCGTGACCGTCAGGGACACGGCCGTGCCCGTGGCCTGCCCCGCGTAGCCCGGGGGGTGGAAGAAGAAGGTGTCGGCGCGGGAGTAGGTACTGCCCGTGCCCATGCGCTGGAGGTAGTTGCCCGCGGCATCGGCGAGCACGAGCGAGCGCTCGCCCCCGGCGCGGACCTCGAAGCGCGGGTAGTCCGCGCAGGCCGCCGGCAGGGCTCCCGCGGGCGTCACCAGCGCCGTGGAGGCCGCGGGCGCGCGTTGCACCTCCCCCACGAGCACGGACTCGGCACAGGCCGGCAGGGACGAGTCCTCGGGAAGCAACACGATCAGATCTCCCGGACGCACGCTCGGCCGCGCGCTCCCATCCTCCAGGGCATCGACGATGGG
Above is a window of Cystobacter fuscus DNA encoding:
- a CDS encoding A24 family peptidase; translated protein: MTPSHIALWIVLGMALVISVVTDVLRRRILDVVTYPLMVVALGVRLASEGVGGLETGLVSGVVSGAGLALVLVPAAVRGRMGWGDVKLMAGVGAVLGFPAVMAAAAFISLVGALQAVVTLLWHGAVWETLGDLVRRWAVRVRWMQEGAVDAPRRHIPYGVAIALGTFWAMWWQHDRLG
- a CDS encoding type II and III secretion system protein family protein, with translation MLGRFTQAAAIGVLLTVLVAASAQAQDSSLINLGIGAQKVLSIPGMTRISIGDPGVAEVKALGPGQVLVLGQGEGKTTLLVWKGNGQRVTYNIAVRKQDPNEVSSDIKKLLGEIEGVSIRIVGDRIFLDGQAYTSADAARIEEVAALYPNVKSFVKVAPNAKKLVAQNLTAAFQKAGLRNVQVNPQGSTIFLEGSVESQQEMQKAELLVKALGEKVENLLVVGIKKMIISEVQFVEIRRNSRDRYGIKYPTDIAGTVSATATINQSLFPGTFGSGAGMASLAAGAEFAVGFQGNDGYGRLLAQPKLVCASGEKAEFLAGGEVPIPLITQNQFSVEYKPYGVILNLRPTADSNGNIQTEIEAEASELDTSVAVSIGGSAAIPGFRTRKVKTNVTVRHGETIVLSGVFSHDEQKAVSKLPGLGHIPIIGEIFKNRAFDSTKRELVIFVTPRIVTPDSDKIHTLIEDVKSRYKQARSEVSFNIFD
- a CDS encoding FHA domain-containing protein; this encodes MIDQNSRPARKVGIADHLWETYEDMAQQMGSDRDALINQALFMFARLNGFLEVRPSRSEAPAEVASAAPATASARPSAPARSAPPVLQPVSGGGAKTPPPREDTPLPAPAPQRAAPRLEERPSANTLDNDPARREVAERVLETAAELERLIKGKSNEPREELDEEPLADEHDSDLGLPEDEPLPEDEPLPEDEAPPEDEPMDQPVSGLLLSMDNAEPQSITKERFVIGRGKHCDLVINSGKVSREHAVIVREGDDFFIEDLGSSNGTWFNKQRIKRRKVEDGDEYFICSERVRLTYQ